In a genomic window of Streptomyces sp. NBC_01231:
- a CDS encoding type VI secretion protein, with amino-acid sequence MRPGDERYRRPDGQGGMPDGMLVGLLVFVLGMTVLVWTATGLAGLFAHGAWPTGVTFTRTPLAMRHLIAQPHDITGAWPDADPTAVSGYGLFWGLFIGQLMILVVLTVFILGTLARWRAVRVRKRAGGTHAGPTLGTTAYEVPAQRPTPEPHHPGTATPYQPPLEQLPAQAATESTHQPRLAQPSAAHPTAPHTAAQAPAQPLASQPLAAQPLASQPLAAQPVASQPLASEPLAPPTTSGQAGAWETHRAEGPVHYGPPAIRHATAIQAVRDAEGPALILTSNPALWQDTKDARAKLGPVHVYDPAHLCDTPARLHWSPTAACENKQTAASTATALLAPIRPTAKIDQAVTDVAETLLRSYLHAAAIDGRTIRHVHRWSQGIQIQDAVRTLRTNPKAASGSAGELEAALTAHPERRDIAQELAARALSALSTVNIREACTPNRGDALALDSFVDEGGTLYVVGESIEDPRTHPGAMPLLTALTSSVVERGRHMAERSSSGRLDPPLTLVLDDVAAVAPLPQLPELLATGANRGLPILALLRSREQARTRWPNAELPA; translated from the coding sequence ATGAGACCGGGTGACGAGCGCTACCGCCGACCGGACGGCCAGGGAGGCATGCCCGACGGCATGCTGGTCGGCCTACTCGTCTTCGTCCTCGGCATGACCGTCCTGGTCTGGACGGCCACGGGCCTGGCCGGCCTGTTCGCGCACGGCGCCTGGCCCACCGGCGTCACCTTCACCCGCACCCCCCTGGCGATGCGCCACCTGATCGCCCAACCCCACGACATCACCGGCGCCTGGCCCGACGCCGACCCCACCGCCGTCTCCGGCTACGGCCTCTTCTGGGGCCTGTTCATCGGCCAGCTGATGATCCTGGTCGTCCTGACCGTGTTCATCCTGGGCACCCTGGCCCGCTGGAGAGCGGTCCGGGTGAGGAAACGGGCAGGAGGCACCCACGCCGGGCCGACCCTGGGCACCACCGCGTACGAGGTCCCGGCCCAGAGGCCAACGCCCGAGCCGCACCACCCCGGCACCGCCACCCCCTATCAGCCACCACTAGAGCAACTCCCCGCACAGGCGGCGACGGAGTCCACCCACCAGCCGCGCCTCGCGCAGCCGTCCGCCGCCCACCCCACGGCCCCCCACACCGCGGCGCAGGCACCCGCCCAACCCCTCGCATCCCAACCTCTCGCAGCCCAACCCCTCGCATCCCAACCTCTCGCAGCCCAACCGGTCGCGTCACAGCCCCTCGCGTCCGAGCCCCTCGCGCCCCCGACCACCAGCGGACAGGCGGGCGCATGGGAAACCCACCGTGCCGAAGGCCCGGTGCACTACGGCCCCCCGGCGATTCGCCACGCCACCGCGATCCAGGCCGTACGCGACGCGGAGGGCCCCGCCCTCATCCTGACCTCGAACCCCGCCCTCTGGCAGGACACCAAGGACGCCCGAGCCAAACTCGGCCCGGTCCACGTCTACGACCCCGCCCACCTCTGCGACACCCCGGCCCGCCTGCACTGGTCCCCCACGGCCGCCTGCGAGAACAAACAGACCGCGGCATCCACAGCCACCGCGCTCCTCGCCCCCATCCGGCCCACCGCGAAAATCGACCAAGCCGTCACCGACGTGGCCGAAACCCTCCTCCGGAGCTACCTGCACGCCGCCGCGATCGACGGCCGCACGATCCGCCACGTCCATCGCTGGTCCCAGGGCATCCAGATCCAGGACGCCGTACGAACCCTCCGTACGAACCCCAAGGCGGCCTCCGGCTCCGCGGGCGAGCTCGAGGCGGCCCTCACCGCCCACCCCGAACGCCGGGACATCGCCCAGGAGCTGGCCGCCCGAGCCCTCTCCGCTCTCTCCACGGTCAACATCCGCGAGGCCTGCACTCCCAACCGAGGTGATGCCCTCGCCCTGGATTCCTTCGTGGACGAAGGGGGCACGCTTTACGTGGTGGGTGAATCCATCGAGGACCCCCGAACACACCCGGGCGCGATGCCACTCCTCACGGCCCTCACCTCAAGCGTGGTCGAGCGCGGCCGGCACATGGCCGAACGGTCATCCTCCGGTCGCCTCGACCCACCACTCACCCTCGTCCTGGACGACGTAGCCGCCGTGGCCCCGCTGCCCCAGCTCCCCGAGCTGCTGGCCACCGGAGCGAACCGGGGCCTGCCGATCCTGGCCCTGCTCCGCTCCCGCGAACAGGCCCGCACGCGCTGGCCGAACGCCGAACTCCCGGCATAA
- a CDS encoding histidine kinase, with amino-acid sequence MDLVAEEQATRNLAPQDRTTEPLTEYVHRAGRRVRAFDRRHPLVWDLHVTGFWVTAALIDYLGGGWRNVTRNPDTPGWLLLTLSLALSLPLLQRRAHPRSVLLTMAPFALVNAWTGAALQASMLHMLVVFHLALRRPPRTLWWTTALILTIDTVTTLRHPQESPDHRIVPMLMSIIVAAAIGITVRTRRNYTEALEDRARRLEIERDQQARLAAAAERARIAREMHDIIGHNLSVITSLADGGRYAATKAPERAAEALNAISTTSRQALTELRRLLDVLRDETRGPAPELTPQPTLTDLDHLIAGVRSAGLPVHTTVHGTPTLPPGRQLTVYRVIQEALTNTLKHAGPEATSHIQLSYEDQGAVTVTVTDTGRGGEPDGTAGRGLPGMRERTALYGGTLEAGPRQPPDRGWRVHLHLPEESPQ; translated from the coding sequence ATGGACCTCGTGGCGGAAGAACAGGCGACGCGGAACCTCGCACCTCAGGACCGCACGACGGAACCCCTCACCGAGTACGTCCACCGCGCCGGCCGACGAGTCCGCGCCTTCGACCGGCGCCACCCTCTCGTCTGGGACCTGCACGTCACCGGCTTCTGGGTGACGGCGGCCCTGATCGACTACTTGGGCGGCGGCTGGCGCAATGTCACCCGCAACCCCGACACCCCCGGCTGGCTGCTCCTCACTCTCAGCCTGGCCCTCTCGCTCCCCCTCCTCCAGCGCCGCGCCCACCCCAGGTCCGTACTCCTCACGATGGCCCCGTTCGCGCTGGTCAACGCCTGGACGGGAGCGGCTCTCCAGGCTTCCATGCTCCACATGCTCGTCGTCTTCCACCTCGCCCTGCGCCGCCCTCCGCGCACCCTGTGGTGGACGACGGCCCTGATCCTCACGATCGACACCGTGACGACCCTCCGCCACCCCCAGGAAAGCCCGGACCACCGCATCGTCCCGATGCTGATGTCGATCATCGTGGCGGCGGCGATCGGTATCACGGTCCGCACCCGCCGCAACTACACCGAGGCCCTGGAGGACCGCGCCCGCCGTCTGGAGATCGAACGCGACCAGCAGGCCCGCCTCGCCGCCGCCGCCGAACGCGCCCGTATAGCCCGCGAGATGCACGACATCATCGGCCACAATCTCTCCGTCATCACCAGCCTCGCCGACGGCGGCCGCTACGCCGCGACCAAGGCCCCCGAACGCGCCGCCGAGGCCCTGAACGCCATCTCCACCACCAGCCGCCAGGCCCTGACGGAACTCCGCCGCCTCCTGGACGTCCTACGCGACGAGACCAGGGGCCCCGCCCCGGAACTCACCCCGCAACCCACCCTCACCGACCTCGACCACCTGATAGCCGGCGTACGCTCCGCCGGCCTGCCCGTCCACACCACCGTCCACGGCACACCGACCCTCCCCCCGGGCCGCCAGCTCACCGTCTACCGAGTCATCCAGGAAGCCCTCACCAACACCCTGAAACACGCCGGCCCGGAAGCGACGTCACACATCCAGCTGTCCTACGAGGACCAGGGCGCCGTCACCGTCACGGTGACCGACACCGGCCGCGGCGGCGAACCCGACGGCACCGCGGGCCGCGGACTTCCCGGCATGCGCGAGCGAACGGCCCTGTACGGCGGCACACTTGAAGCCGGCCCCCGCCAACCCCCCGACCGGGGCTGGCGCGTCCACCTTCACCTCCCGGAGGAATCCCCGCAGTGA
- a CDS encoding ATP-binding protein translates to MRDPMSILTDAFTSFLFGKVETTRLPVRTSTGQAQAVYLPTAAPGLGDSGVIIGREVYSGKGYIYDPFQLYGQQLPAPHWLVLGESGNGKSALEKTYVLRQLRFRDRQVVVLDAQGEDGVGEWNLVAQELGITPIRLDPTAALDHGIRLNPLDPAITTTGQLALLRTIIEVAMGHGLDERSGFALKVAHAYVNETIVERQPVLTDIVDQLRHPEPESAEAMNVDIEDVRAWGLDVALVLDRLVDGDLRGMFDGPTTVGIDLDAPLIVFDLSHIDRNSIAMPILMAIVGVWLEHTWIRPDRKKRIFLVEEAWHIINSPFVAQLFQRLLKFGRRLGLSFVAVVHHLSDVVDGAAAKEAAAILKMASTRTIYAQKADEARATGRVLGLPRWAVEIIPSLTPGIAVWDVNGNVQVVKHLVTETERPLVFTDRAMTESSVDHQLLDDALHAAEVEAEERAAAFVEQHLGDSESTVA, encoded by the coding sequence ATGCGGGATCCGATGTCCATCCTCACCGACGCCTTCACGTCCTTCCTCTTCGGGAAGGTCGAGACGACCCGCCTTCCGGTACGCACCTCCACAGGCCAGGCCCAGGCCGTCTACCTCCCGACCGCCGCCCCCGGCCTCGGCGACTCCGGCGTCATCATCGGCCGCGAGGTCTACTCCGGGAAGGGGTACATCTACGACCCCTTCCAGCTGTACGGCCAGCAGCTCCCGGCGCCGCACTGGCTGGTCCTCGGCGAGTCGGGCAACGGCAAGTCGGCCCTGGAGAAGACGTACGTCCTGCGCCAACTGCGCTTCCGCGACCGTCAGGTCGTCGTCCTCGACGCACAGGGCGAGGACGGCGTCGGCGAATGGAACCTCGTCGCGCAGGAGCTGGGTATAACCCCCATCCGGCTCGACCCGACGGCGGCCCTGGACCACGGAATCCGCCTCAACCCGCTCGACCCCGCGATCACGACCACGGGGCAGTTGGCTCTGCTCCGGACCATCATCGAGGTCGCGATGGGGCACGGCCTGGACGAGCGGTCGGGCTTCGCGCTGAAGGTCGCGCACGCCTACGTCAACGAGACGATCGTCGAACGCCAGCCGGTCCTCACGGACATCGTCGACCAGCTACGGCACCCCGAGCCGGAGTCCGCCGAGGCGATGAACGTCGACATAGAGGACGTCCGGGCCTGGGGCCTGGACGTGGCGCTGGTCCTCGACCGCCTGGTCGACGGTGACCTGCGCGGCATGTTCGACGGCCCCACGACGGTCGGCATCGACCTCGACGCCCCCCTGATCGTGTTCGACCTGTCCCACATCGACCGCAACTCCATCGCCATGCCGATCCTGATGGCGATCGTCGGCGTGTGGCTGGAGCACACCTGGATCCGCCCCGACCGGAAGAAGCGCATCTTCCTCGTCGAGGAGGCCTGGCACATCATCAACAGCCCCTTCGTGGCCCAGCTCTTCCAGCGGCTGCTGAAGTTCGGCCGACGCCTCGGCCTGTCGTTCGTCGCGGTCGTCCACCATCTGTCCGACGTCGTGGACGGAGCGGCGGCGAAGGAAGCCGCCGCGATCCTGAAGATGGCGTCCACCCGGACGATCTACGCCCAGAAGGCCGACGAGGCGAGGGCCACGGGCCGGGTACTGGGCCTGCCCCGCTGGGCGGTGGAGATCATCCCGTCCCTCACGCCCGGCATCGCCGTGTGGGACGTCAACGGCAATGTCCAGGTCGTCAAACACCTGGTCACCGAGACGGAACGGCCACTCGTCTTCACCGACCGCGCCATGACCGAGTCGTCCGTCGACCACCAGCTGCTGGACGACGCCCTGCACGCGGCCGAGGTGGAGGCGGAGGAACGGGCGGCGGCCTTCGTGGAACAGCACCTCGGCGACTCCGAGTCGACGGTGGCGTAG
- a CDS encoding response regulator transcription factor, with amino-acid sequence MTTVLIVDDQPLQRLGFRMLLESQDDMTVLSEATNGSEAVRLAAELHPDVVLMDVRMPGLDGIEATRRITAVGDRTRVLILTTFDLDEYAYAGLRAGASGFLVKDAQPEDLLSGIRSVATGDAVVAPSLTRRLLDAYAQHLPRPDTPTDGLERPDARLTALTDREREILTVIGLGWTNTEIATRLHLAESTVKTHVGRILSKTGSRDRIQAVILAYDTRLVNPS; translated from the coding sequence GTGACCACGGTCCTCATCGTCGACGACCAGCCCCTCCAACGCCTCGGCTTCCGCATGCTGCTGGAGAGCCAGGACGACATGACGGTGCTGTCAGAGGCGACCAACGGCAGTGAGGCGGTCCGGCTGGCCGCCGAACTCCACCCCGACGTCGTTCTGATGGACGTCCGTATGCCCGGCCTGGACGGCATCGAGGCCACCCGCCGCATCACCGCCGTCGGCGACCGCACCCGAGTCCTGATCCTCACGACGTTCGACCTGGACGAGTACGCGTACGCGGGCCTGCGCGCCGGCGCTTCCGGCTTCCTGGTGAAGGACGCCCAGCCGGAGGACCTTCTCTCCGGCATCCGCTCGGTGGCGACGGGCGACGCGGTGGTGGCCCCCAGCCTGACCCGCCGCCTCCTGGACGCCTACGCCCAGCACCTCCCGCGGCCGGACACCCCCACCGACGGCCTGGAAAGACCGGATGCCCGCCTGACAGCCCTCACGGACCGCGAACGCGAGATCCTCACCGTCATCGGCCTGGGCTGGACGAACACCGAGATAGCCACGCGTCTCCACCTGGCCGAATCCACGGTGAAGACCCACGTGGGCCGCATTCTCTCGAAGACGGGCTCCCGGGACCGTATCCAGGCGGTCATCCTGGCCTACGACACAAGGCTGGTGAATCCGTCCTGA
- a CDS encoding GNAT family N-acetyltransferase — MSSYVIRSVRADEWPAAKELRLSALRDPVAHLAFLETYEEAAARPDSFWKERTAGGAEGAARTQQIIAEGPDGQWVGTLTVLLEEPGTTDWAGFPVELRQGHVVGVFVRPEERGSGLTEVLFDAGLEWAWGRGAERVRLIVHEENGRAQRFYRRVGFVPSGRTVPLTSVPGENELEFVLDRGQD; from the coding sequence ATGAGTAGCTACGTGATCCGGTCCGTGCGTGCTGACGAGTGGCCTGCCGCCAAGGAGTTGAGGCTTTCGGCGCTGCGGGATCCGGTCGCGCACCTCGCCTTCCTGGAGACCTACGAAGAGGCGGCTGCCAGGCCGGACTCCTTCTGGAAGGAGCGGACGGCCGGTGGTGCCGAAGGGGCGGCCCGGACGCAGCAGATCATCGCCGAGGGGCCGGACGGGCAGTGGGTGGGGACGCTGACCGTCCTGCTGGAGGAGCCCGGGACGACGGACTGGGCCGGGTTTCCGGTGGAGCTGCGGCAGGGGCACGTCGTCGGTGTGTTCGTCCGGCCCGAGGAACGGGGGAGCGGGCTGACCGAGGTGCTGTTCGACGCGGGCCTGGAGTGGGCGTGGGGGCGCGGGGCGGAGCGGGTGCGGCTGATCGTGCACGAGGAGAACGGGCGAGCGCAGCGGTTCTATCGCCGGGTGGGGTTCGTGCCGAGCGGGCGTACCGTGCCGTTGACGTCGGTGCCGGGGGAGAACGAGCTGGAGTTCGTCCTCGATCGGGGGCAGGACTGA